The sequence CATCTCCATGATAAGAAATCAGGGCTATCTTTGTCAAATGCTTCAGATCTGATGCTATACTTGGAAATGTGTGGAAAACGTTGCCTTCAGTAGCAGTAATAGTCATCTCTCTCAACTCTTCTGGAAGCTGCACCTAATTTCATTTCAATTTAGTTAATAATAGGAACttgattaattaaaaagaaaagtaAAACAGGATATTCTACTTACATGCCCTTTATTTCCCCACAATTCTTGTAATCTCGATGCGCCATAAAGCTCTAAAACCCTTAAATTTGTTAATGAAAGCCAGGGCGGaagatttgaatgctgaaaatcaAACCAACGAAGCCACACCAGATCCCTTGATAGTTCGGCGAAGTCTGAGGTGAAATGATTTCCGGCAACAACAAGAAGTTCTAATAGAATCCTTGATCTAATGCGATTAAATCCTATATTTGAGGAGCCCATAAGATCAATGCATTCTTCAAAAGGTGGAGGGTATGAATCGCAACATCTAGGGAACTCGTCATAAGCAGGACATGAAACAAATTGAGTTGTAGCAGCCATTATTCCCCGGATCAATGTTCTTTGCTGAATGCAATGTAGAAAGGAAGGAAGGAATAACAATAAATTAGAGCAAGCAGTGAGACAAGCAAATAACCTCTACAAATAAAATATCAATCTTACCTGTGTGTATTGCATAATATTTTTAATCTGCATGGGGGACCAAAGACGATGGGGCAAGCACTCGATTGCGATTTCCCTTCCCAAATCGCGAAGATGATTATGCATTCTTATGCGTTTCTGCTTGTCGACCTCAACGAGGCATTTGTTTTCAAGGTTTTCCAGGCTCTGCAGACCACTCCACTCGGCTGCATCCCATACTGCAATCGCCAAATTTTTCTTTTCTCCAACGAAGAAACAAGCTatatccaaaaatatatttttttcttcatTGTCTAGTGCATCATAACTAATTCGTAGCCTCTTATTTATCTCTCTGGGCAATAATCTGGAAATCTTCTTTAAATTAGACTTCCAGTACTCATCAGACTTTCCGTAAAGCATTTCTCCAATAACTTTAAGAGACAATGGCAATCCAGTACAGGCATTCACAAACTTTTCAACAAGACCTACGAAGGCATCCGGTGGACCAGGCTCTAAGAAAGCATGCAAACAAAAAAGTTCCTTCGCATGACACGGATCCAGCATCCTCATTTTATAAATAGAAGAGATACCCCACGATCTAAGTACGCCCGAATCCCGTGTAGTAACAATTATCAAACTACCGGGTCCAAGGTTTCTGCCTTTCTCTGGCAAAAGAGCATTCAATTGATCCACATGATCAACGTCATCCAGAACGATGAGCACGCGAAGGAGTCTTAAACGCCCAGCCAAAATAGACTTGCCTTGGCCTGCATCCTTGATTGGTATGTCTCTAAGATGTAGCACGTCGTCCAAGAGCTTCTTCTGTAAATCATGCAACGCAGCCTCTCTTACTTCGGACAGAAAGCTACAGTTATCGAAGCTTGAGAATTTCAGGTTATATAACTTTCTGGCGAGAGTGGTTTTACCGCAGCCACCCATGCCCACAATTCCCACGTGTTGTTCACTTTGATAACCTGGAGCAGATCTTATGACACGATCAAACTCTTGTACAGTATTATCCAGTCCAACGGGATATGTAGCTACGTCGAATGGCACCTTTACATTCTTTATCTCCTTCTGTACGCGATTCACAATGCATTTTAAGAGAATCCCTACATCACTGGCCATTGCGAACACTATCAGCATGACGGTAAGGATTGTAAAACGTAAAATATTAAAAAGAGAAAATAAGTAAGATGAATCTGATCAGGATGGGAAGGAATAGACGATGCATACCCATTACTATTGAATTCATAGCCAGTATGAAAGGAAACCTCGCGGAGTGCCTTTTTCCACTTCCCAAGCGTTTCTAACTCATATCTACCACTCGTTTGATGCTTATCAAGGGCCACGGCATACAATCCCTTATTGCACCGTCTGAGATCAGCAGGCTTGACATCATAGAAAATAGGAATAATAGTGGCCCCAGTTTCTAGCATAAACGACAGCTCTGCCAAACACCAGGGCGACCCCGCATAATCTATGGAAAATATGGCAATATGAATTAGAGCACTACGCATTGCATCTTCTATTGCTTCGGGTATGAAGTCCCCTAAATCAAGTTCTTTCCGGTCCAGAAACGCTTTCACTCCAAGGAGATCAAGGACATGATAGATGGGGCTAGCCACTTTCAATTTGACATCAGGTCCAcgatgattaatgaaaacatcaaagGGCTGCTGCCtcgattttgttgatgatgaaccGGATGACCTAAAATCATTGAAAGCATTCACAGACCTTCCTGCCATGCAATCGAATGGAAAGGCCAGAAATGGAACTTGTGGAACTTGAGCGAGTCTCGAGGATttaaatagaagtcaaataaggAAATGTGTTTGTATACGTGAGGAAGGAAGGACAGATCGGATCAAACCCGTGGAAACGAGTTATCGCGTTTGAGCTATGCGTATGCGGGGGAAAACGAGCGGATATACGAATTGCGTACGGTATCTGAGGCCTCTATAATTACAAAAGCCCCTCTTGAGGAGCAACGTCTAACCAGCCACCTGCATGGATTGTAGATACCCGTGTTTGTCATAATCTTATGGCCGGTTAGATTGTTTACTCCCCTACGTGTGAAATTATTGTTTAAGTGCATCGCCTCGTGCATGCCTTCCATACTTCCATAATTTCGTTTAAAAGGCTGCAGCTAGGAGCTCAAAAAATCTAATTTTAGGATGTGGTTAATTTCCACATAAAACGGTAATCTATATCGTTTCTATAGTCAACAATATTCAAtagatttttgaaatatttttaacagTTCAATTGTGATGATCTGCCTCTAGATTGCTGTTAAAACACATAAAATTGGAAGTAAAACATTGTGTTATGCAAATTTGGGGTTTTCTGTAGGGTGCCATTTTGTGTGGAGAATAGGCCACacctatataatatataatataccaGCAATCATACCTTGGTATGTAATGGGTGTGCCGAAGAAGTTCCAAAtatcaatttttgaaaaaaaattggtctTTTGTTTTGTACATATTTTTGTAATATAGAGgtgaattggtaggccatttagaaaatgatgttgtaaATACAACAATGGTCCCAATGAAGAAGTGATAGCTTTAAATGAATTGTGCAGTCATTCATAGAAAACCAAACGTAAgtgaaagaaaacctttgaatcaagaagataattggACTCCATTAGCAACAacctcatgttatgtttgcaatagcaagagatggagagagatggatagataaaGAGAGTGACAAATGTCTACAAATAGAAAGCGAGAGAAAGAGAGACATAGTGATGGaaatagaggtagagatagagagatgaagatagattgagagagggagagggagacaaaTAGAGAGATATTGTGGTTgagggagagataaaaatagagataggaagatagagagatagaaaataagagatatagagatatagaggtagaggGATATGTGTGAGCCAATTTGAAACTAGCTCATCAATGAAGATGTTGACATAGGTTGACACTTAGTATGGTGGCTATACATCTGGTAAATCTTTGAGCTAATGGTAAgggttataacaaaatattgaattctTTGTAGTTGGCAACCACAACCTCATTTTATTTTTTGTGTATGTGCACTATCCTTAAGTGCCCTTATGCACATATACTTCTTAAGACAAAATATATTTAAGGTATTTTGTAGAGACCATGTCAAGGGAGGAAGCTACTTAGAAATTGCATAGGAGGTGTCATTTTTCATTGAACATGTATGATGTCATTAATTATTTATTGGTTTGACTTCGTTGAACTAATCCATTGTATCTTCTTTTTCACTTCTGTTGTTTTTTACTTGTTTCTCACCTTTGGGAGTCTTAAATTATACTATCAATATTTTTTTTAGACATTTTGTACTTAGTTTGCTTTAGATTCACATACAATTTTTTTACCTTGAAGATAATTTGATTATATGTTCTTGAATATTGATAGATTATGAGGTCAAGTCATCCTAAAGTCCATATAATATTGCACCCTTCTAATGAATTTTGTGTGAACTGATAATCACAttctaaaatgaattaaaattacCTTTGATTTTCTATACAACAACCattcaattaaatttaatctaaactATTCTATTGTACCTATACATTATTCATAAATTtagttattaaataaaatatatatatatttcatatttttttataaaaaataaaaaattaataaataataaatatataataattaaattaatttattatttaatgtataatattaaataaaaattaaataatatctaATATGTATTAAAAatgtaaatataatataattatatataacaaGATTGTTTCTATAATTATAAAAAACATTAACATATTTTTtcaattattatataatattagatAGAATGTAAATGATATTTATCAATAGTTTCATAGTTTAAATACAATTTAACTATGTAATTCCTTGTAATGGCATCAACCAATGATACTAAGGAATGACATAGACGTAAATTGTGGTAACCAACATCCACATGCTAAGTATAAGAGTGGATGCAAGATACTGTGTTAGGTAGCAACTAGGTCAATTATTAGTGAATGTAGCACAATCTCCTAGTTTTAATTAATCTCATAGTTTTTAGCAGccctatataataaatattatatattattatattatctttaaattatattatataaatatgtataagataatatatttttattatgatatataatatattaaatataatataagtaTAATATATACAAAGAACACTATACTTTATAATATTTAAAACACTCTTGTCAAAAAATGTATTTTATTTAAgctcaataaaattataatatttaacataaatataatatataaaagttAATTATGCTTCAATTGAAGTTGATCTTATCCCATTTTTTTTTTTACGGGAAAAGAGATGATTGAAAAAAAGTAATAATTAGATGAGTTGGAGGGTCTTCAAATATGTGCACTTgggtttttgtttatttatttgtaaataaagAGAGGAAGAAACTTCCCCATTCATTAATGAATTTTTATATCGCTTATGAATTAGGAGTCATCAAATATTAATAAAGTGAAAAAAAATTCCCAAATTGTAAAACTACCTCACAAACAATATAATCAAGGTACTAATAATGCAACTTGCGTAAAGAGATAGTAAAAAAATAATGACATGGAAAATGATGAAGCCAATGTAAGGAGAAAACGACAACCCAAACATCACAAAATTCTAATTGCCACCAATGTGAGACCATAAAATGATTTGACAATTATTCCAAAAAATGTGAGTGCATATATACAAAGAGGAGTAGTTTTAGAAAGATCAAACAAAATATTTAACCAAAAACCCAAATAGAATACTAAGTTCAATGAACAACATAGAACAATGTATTAGCTATGCTAACACTCCTGTGTTAATACATTAGTCCTAAAAATGTACCCCTAAACCAACTCAAATTTCACCATGCCAAGAGACTTGGTCAATATATTCACAATCTAAAAAATGGTTGGATAATAATGGAGATGAATGTGGTGGTGCATCACCTAATCTCTAGTGTAATGACATTTGATCTCAATGTGCTTTGTTCACTCACAGAAAACTAGATTCTAAACAAGATTCAACACCCATGATACCCATAATAGAGAATTGGTTGTTGGGATTTAGAAACGTACATATCAACTAGAATGTGAGGTAACCAATTTCCTCCCACATAGCTCTTCATGTGGCATGATATTCAGCCTTAGTGAATGAAAGAACAACAAGTATTTTACTCTTAATTACCTATGAAATATAGCCATAGCCAAGAAAAAAAATGTAGCCAAAAGTTTATTACTTATCAACAAGAGATCCAACATAGTTTGGGTTAGCATACCCCTACAAGAAGAATTGATTGTTCTTCTTAAATTCTAGACCATAATCAAGTGTACCTAAAACATATTAGTTCAAAATATGTTGAGCCATAATCCAATGACACTTCTTCGGCTCTTGCATTAACCTAGATAGATAGATGATAGCAAAGAATAAATATAGTTTGGTATATAAGTCAACTAAATGAGAATACCCACAAGATACCTATAGAGAGTTGCATCAACTTGAGGTGAATCCTAGAAGCATGGTAGTTGCAAATTTTTCTCTATTGGAGTGGGTATAGGTTTACAATTAGACATGTCAAACCTTTCTCGGAGTTTCTTGGCATATTTCATATAGGGCATAAAAATATGATGCTCCTTATGCCATATCTCCAAGCCAAGACAATAGTGAAGTGACCCCAATTCTATCATGTCAAAGGATTTCTTTAGATCATACTTGACAATATCAATAAGATTGTCTAAACTCATGTAATCACAAGATCATCCACATATAATACAAGAATGACAATCTTTATCCATACCTTCTTAATATACAAATTAGGATCAAAGGAGCTATGAATGAAACCTTGCCACAAGAGGTGGCCATCTATTTTGATGTACCATGATTGAGAGGCTTATTTAAGCCCATATGGTGGCTTGATCGAATGACATACTTTGTGATGATTCTTTTAATAGATAAATCTTTTAGTTTGGACCAtttacacttcttcttcaagatcaccattcaagaaagaACTCTCGGCATCTAGCTAATGAAACCCCCATCCTTTTTGCATAACTAATGCACACACAACTCAAATGTTTTTTAGCTTTGTAGAATGTGTGCAAAGGACTCCTCATAATCCATTCCCTCTTATTGAGCATATCTCTTTGCAACAAGAAGTACTTTATATTTGTTGATGAACCTATcttctttgtattttattttgataACCCATTTGCAGCTTATGGTTTTCTTTCCTATAGGTAGATCGACATGATTCCATGTTTGATTCTTCATCAGCAATTCATACTCAACATCAATGGATTTCTTCCAATGTGGCTAATTGAAGGCCTCACAAGTTGTATCACGTTCAATATTGTTCATAACTAAATTCATCAATGCCATATTTACCTCATTTATTATCTAGCTTCTTGTTTTTACCCATGCAGAGAGGTCTAAAAAAGAACGTAGATGGAATTATATGATGGTGGTTTGAACCCATTTCAAACATAGATGTTGCTATTGTTTTGAAGAATGATTCTCCTAAGTACCAAATCAACATATAATTCTCCTTGcatctcatcttcatcttcttttcgAGAAGAAGAAGAGCCCTCAATCACATCATCTGACTATGGTCATAGTTTATGAAAAGTACATAGATCTTCCTTATGCATCAGTGAGTCAAAAAAAGAGTCATGACAAACCACATGTCGACTCCCATAAATAGTATGTGTCTCAATATCTATGAGACGATAAGATTTTTTAGGTCAAACTATTGCCCAACAAGATGCACTAGAGTGTCTTGGAATCAATATTCTTCCTTTTGGGATCTAGGACGTGCATATATGTAGTACAACCATACACTCtaagatgagaaattgatggttTATATCCATTCCATACCTTTTATGGCATCTTACCTTGTAAAGTCTTTATGGGATCTCTATTGAGTAGATACATGGTTGTCTAGATTGCTTCTACCCAAAATTGATCTTACAACTTGGTTGTAGTTAGCATGAAGCAAGCCATCTCAATGAAAGTCTAATGGCATCACTCTATAACACCATTTTGTGTAGGTGTATAGGGGGCAGCCAAATTTCATTTGATGCTATGATAGTTCAAGAACTCCACAAACTCTTTAGAAGTGAATTCCCCCTCAATATAAGTGAGGAAGAAGAGGCATCTCAAACTCCTAGACAACTTGATGGTAGAAGTCTTGAAAGCATGAaaaatcttcaattttcctcttcaaaAAATGTACCCATGTCATGTGAGATAATTCATCCATGAAAAATTGGAAGTACTTGCATCATTTAACGAAAGTAGGTAATGGTCTGCACAGGTCAATATATACAACTAAAACATCCTATGTTGCATGGTAGGTGTTGGACTAGAATGGATCTTGATGTTGTTTGTCTCCAAGACATTTAGGACATATGGGAAAATAAGGCGCTGGACCATATCAATAATATTAGAGAGAAATGGACTTGAGTTTAGAGGTGTTAAGAGAAACTATAGAGGAGACAACATCAAGGAAAATAGGTTACACTTCTTAACACCtctagtaatgattatgacactaTGTGAGATGAGATAGGATTTGACACTGTTATTGACCTAAAACTCCACCTTAATATTATGATTCAAAAGTTGGCTGACTGACAAGAGATTTATTATCAAACTTGAAACATAGAGAACCTTAGTAAGCGAGAAGCTACTCCTTTTGAGAGGGATGGTGACTATGCTAAAGCCTTTTGAAATACATAATTAATCATCTACAATCAATAATAGATCACATTAGGTTGAGTAGCCAAAGTATCAAATAAATCTTCATTTCCAATCCTATTTTTGTTGGTGCCATAGGCAATCAACCAAACATCTCTCAAGGGTTGTGAGGCTTGGGAGACAAGAACTAAGTTTAAATTGACATTTCAATTTGTTTTATTTGGATTATCCTCATCAAATGGCTCATCTTCTTGTGCCACAACATGTCCTTTGTGTCTTATTTGACTAGCATGACCTCTTGATTGTCGAGAATGACTACTACTAGATGGACCTTCCTTACAATAATTTTCTTGGGTAAGACTATTTTATCATAATGTGTGTGGGTATAGAAAGTGTGACACTATCAATTAGCCTTTGAAGGCTTATGTTGTTGTCACTTCTTCTATGAAGGTCACTTTCAAGACTTTTGACCATGTTGTTATCTAGAAATTAGTGCCTTTTCTTCAAAAGCATCTTGCAAGGACTACCTGGCTTCTTCTTGTTGAAGAAAATTCACCAATTCTTCAAATGACACCTTATACTTGGTAATGGTCAATGTCGTGACAAATGTTCAAGATTGGGAAGGAAGAGCTCTAAAAGTAATCAAGATGCACAACTTGTCCTCCACCTTCTCTCCAAGTGGGAAGTTTTTCCAAGAGTATAGGCACACAATATAATAATTCCTCAACTTATCACTAGCTTTCATATTAAGCACGTATGTAGTTTGGATTGAATATGGAGGATATTGGTTTGGTTCTTCACCTCTGAGATGGTGGAGAGGGCATCCCAGGGCTCTTTTGATGTTGTTGCATCTTGAACATATGCTTGAACCTTGTCAaagatgttctgattaattaagaaaaataggttttcaggacccgaaacctttaacataggaaattAAGATAAGTCATCAAAGAGTCCAGAGCATATAAACTGCTTACAAAGTGACTGACAAAAAAGgcagcaaaccaaaaagacagcaaaagatagaaacaacaaagaaactaggaagaCACTACATAGTTATAGTCTTCAGATGTTGAGTGTGATTAGCGTAAAGGTTTTAGCATCGGCCTTATCAAACTTCTTTCATTCATCGAAATTATTCGAAGATGTTATTGTACTATGAACAATTTCCAATGGCTCTTCAAAACGAACAATTGTGTACATCTTGGTCTTTCATGCAACATAATTAGGCTTTTTGAGAAGTTGTGAATATGAAAGGAGTATCTTTGGAGCAAAcatggggtaaaagcacaaaacgtGTCACGTTTcgggctaacttatcagcacaagtgaatttaagtaattctaactaaaaattaattttagtcaaacatatggtttatatagattcattatagctaagttatatatgggccacaacttttgcAATCGGAAGtctctactaaatgtatattttatactacttttggtctaattacaaaaaaaaataaaactcgacctttcaacaactcatactcttataaatttttttcttttttgaaatgtaaaaatacccttttatagatctataagtgaattttccaaaatatatatattttaatattttgattagttttttatattttatatttaatttttattgaaagtaagtcatcaacactaaaatataaggttgattatcttgtcaagaaaaaatactaaaatttattaaaaaaaattgaaaaaaatatgatgtagtagagaaaagaacctatgtcaagatgatatatgtcttttctaatttggataaataattaagaaaaagggtggtgggaattggaaagagttatattttagcacacacaacttttcagatttattgaaaaatatatatttataaaaaatagtaaaaaatatatccatgcactaaagtttcaagttataaatattaaaaaaaaattgagaaaaaaggtaaaatttattaaatgaagtgtggtggcttgtgtaacttcaatttcagctttTTTTTAGCAactaattacaaacataaaatagacataagaatttaaattttattagtttacatcatttcaaaattcaaaacatatatttcactttgtattgatttaatttaaaaagttgaatcaacattgaccatttcctttataaaagtgtgacacagctttgtacttttaTCCCATGAtagcaccaaaagaaaatgtaccacaataaaaattattattaattttatgataGTACACACACTTTATTTGGAGATACACATCCTTTTGTAGATGAAAAGAAACATTGAGGTGAGCTTGATAGGTTCATGCAATGAGATAGGGAGACTTACGTGGGTGTTTGAACCCCTTCATCATCAACATTATAGCCATTTTCATTTTGTGCAGATATCAAGTGTTTTCTTATGAACAATCATCAAAAAGAAAATATCCTAAGAGTCCTTGTTGAATCAATTCATCGAATTGCAAATTCTCAATGTTCTAGAGCGCATCTAACGAGACAAAGTAGAAATTGGTACTATTATGAACTACATGTTGTGCTCCATGATTTCTCACCACACTACTAACATTGTCTAAATTATTGGGTTATAATTATTTCATTCGAGGAGGTATAATGGGTTTTCTATCCATCCTTCTGTTATCAGTCTAGCGAAGGGAAATTACGAGTCTTGGAAAAAGGGCATCTTAACATGTCTTCGATGGCTAGACTTTCCCCCCTATCTATATGGTCTCATCCCTCAATTAGATTTAGAGAGTGGTTAGGATGCTTGGAGGATCATTAATGACCATGTTGTAGGAGTGATTAGTTTTAGTGTTGATCTTGAGACTATGTGCTCTTTGATGGATATTGAATGTCCATGCACACTATGGATTTGTCTTTCGGAGATCTATAGAGAGCCAATCAAGGTAGGGTTAACAAATGCATGGGGATGATGATATTGCAAAATTCATTGAGGTGTCATGGAAGTAGATTTAATAAAAGAGTGAGAATAAAGAAATGCCATCAAAGGGGATGACATTGGCTTAGTGTTGGAGGAAGTGAAACACTTAGGAATTCCAAGAGAAGTGGGAATCAGTGATGAAAAcaaaataaatgacaaaaaatGTCTCGAGGAAGTGGCCTAGTTATTGCCCATGTTCCAATTAGTGTTCATTGGATTTTCCTAATTAAAAGCCCACTAAAAAATCATTAAGTGGGTCAATAGCCACCCATTGCTATGAAAAAAAGTTAGCAATTAGACTAATTATGCAACTTTATTAATACCAATAGCGCATGATTATTGGGTTATTTGTGTATAAGTATTGGGTCAATTATGTAGATTTTGTAGTGGTCAATGTGAATGTTTAATGTTTAATGTAGAAATAACAAATATGTATGAGATGTCAACTTAAAATGACCACTTTTTTACTATTGTGTGTATGACAAATCTTGAAACATTCATCGTAACTATTAAAAAGCTAAAATAATAACTATAAACATTTTTAACATATACGAATCCAAAAAAAGATcaaaatccaatataccatttaaaAAGTGCTATAACAGTCAGTGGCACTGATTTGTGGGAGAAATGATCAAGCGATTAGATTGAAGGGATAAGTACGAAATCGCGTGGAAAGGAAGCTAGAAAATTTTGAGAGGTGGTGGCGGCTAGTACATGGAAGAATATACAAAGCAAGAAAGGCCTCCATACAAAAGCCAATAAAAAAATCATGGTCTACTGTCCAGACGGAGCGTACTATGGAGCAGCTCAACAAAGATGACGttaattgttatttttttattatagaaAAGACTGGCAATCTGCGAGACCACTTCACATGTCTCATTCACGAAAGTGCCATTAAATTTTACTATCATTCGCACTTCGTAATGTTCGCATGGCCACGTCCACAGAGTCAAGTTGAACAGTTCTGTGGGCGGCAGGACGGCAGGCATCCACGTAGCTTGTCAATCCGAATAAACTTTACTATATTCAAATGTTCCAAGCTGTTGTATAGAAGTTTCTCTTTCCGCAATTCTAATATGAAGGGCTCATCATAAACGACTGAGGTAAATTCTTTCCTATTGGATGCAAATAAAAGTTGTAAATTATTTATATGCTATTAAAGATATAATATAAAGATATTGTTTCATATCAGATGATTGATTATGCCTTACACAATAATTTAATAGGGCGTTAAATATTAAACATAAAGTCTCAAAAGTAACCATAATTCTGTGTATGTTCAATTGACGACCTTCATTTCTTAAGAAATATCTCCACCAAAACCACCGCATTTTATTGTCATTGCCATGGTTTTGTAATTGCATGCACAACCATCCCATTCTACTTGAAGCCAATATGCTTTTAAGAGTGACATTTTTGCTAAATTTTTACTGGGTTTAACTTTTTATTACCGATGCTTTAATTTCTTGGTGTTTGTGTCAACTTTTTGCTTTTGTCTAAtcatttgattttgttgattatcatgttctcttgattttttttgtaattagataAATTTCTCAAATTTTGTCATTTGTGTTTTTCTTGTTGCTCATTTGAAATATGAGTGTCTGTGTGCTGGTTTAGATGGATTTTCTACATTGTGTTGAGGAGTATGCATCGAGGTGTAAAAGAGGGTTCCAAATCAAACACAATCAATGAAGAAAGTTGTGTGAAGATTTGTTTACAGACCATTAAGAGAAGGTGCATGGAGAATGATCCAAATTTGTTGAATACACTAGTTTGATCTCCTACTAGTGGAGTATAAGGCGTGAAGAAAGTGTACATTAAATGTTGGCAATTATCGAAAGTGAGCACGGATGAAGAGGTAAGAGACTGGTGAATAAAATTGGTTTATAAGCTGAATAAATTCACATGTTATCAAAATACTATTGAAATTTTTTGATGTCTTGAAGTTTCAAAGAAATATCTATGAATGAAAATATATATTCATTAAATGACTGCTACTAGTGACCTATGGGATCAAGAATACAGTGCACCGGTGTATACTAGGAGGAGAAGGTTTGCATTCATAGCAGCACATTTTACAAGACAAGTGAATGCCAAACATGCTAGATGATGCTAGTAGTGTGGTGAGAAATCATGGAGCACAACATCTAGTTTGTGATAGC is a genomic window of Cryptomeria japonica chromosome 7, Sugi_1.0, whole genome shotgun sequence containing:
- the LOC131033716 gene encoding disease resistance protein RPV1-like encodes the protein MASDVGILLKCIVNRVQKEIKNVKVPFDVATYPVGLDNTVQEFDRVIRSAPGYQSEQHVGIVGMGGCGKTTLARKLYNLKFSSFDNCSFLSEVREAALHDLQKKLLDDVLHLRDIPIKDAGQGKSILAGRLRLLRVLIVLDDVDHVDQLNALLPEKGRNLGPGSLIIVTTRDSGVLRSWGISSIYKMRMLDPCHAKELFCLHAFLEPGPPDAFVGLVEKFVNACTGLPLSLKVIGEMLYGKSDEYWKSNLKKISRLLPREINKRLRISYDALDNEEKNIFLDIACFFVGEKKNLAIAVWDAAEWSGLQSLENLENKCLVEVDKQKRIRMHNHLRDLGREIAIECLPHRLWSPMQIKNIMQYTQQRTLIRGIMAATTQFVSCPAYDEFPRCCDSYPPPFEECIDLMGSSNIGFNRIRSRILLELLVVAGNHFTSDFAELSRDLVWLRWFDFQHSNLPPWLSLTNLRVLELYGASRLQELWGNKGHLPEELREMTITATEGNVFHTFPSIASDLKHLTKIALISYHGDEFRFKKLPDEFCDLQSLEHLELRHCKLLSTLPARFGELSKLWHLDLCCCQSLWKLPDSFKQLVSLEYLDLSGCTKLPAVPDILINMRKLEKLYFSGRPKLQELPLQITEQKSLRELHLKNTMLMDVPDNIDQLSKLETLLIGSPYLRGLPTSLGKLTSLTRLKIMGCMKLESLPESVERLNHLEYLCIKSSGVRTLPEGFRQLSSLQNLKICDCPIAELDFGSGSTSSLHKLKAIQINATNVTRLSISEDCCPNLEILQLELNCHLTELEILPSSIKMVKVHECAMLRHINSIPGLLNHETFDITGCPEFGPDPVPANTRPAVSTQSAWRFSYFQSMLNRTFRRAFSE